Proteins from one Hemicordylus capensis ecotype Gifberg chromosome 7, rHemCap1.1.pri, whole genome shotgun sequence genomic window:
- the DYRK1B gene encoding dual specificity tyrosine-phosphorylation-regulated kinase 1B isoform X3: MASGSSTSQCQLPPCSQVASLGRSLPTETIMSSQHSHAPFSSIQPMAEHPQIMPDLAILQRRIPLTFRDSATAPLRKLSVDLIKTYKHINEVYYAKKKRRALQVAPEDPSIKKERKVHNEGYDDDNYDYIVRNGERWLERYEIDSLIGKGSFGQVVKAYDQQSQEWVAIKIIKNKKAFLSQAQIELRLLELMNQHDTEMKYYIVHLKRHFMFRSHLCLVFELLSYNLYDLLRNTNFRGVSLNLTRKFAQQLCTALLFLATPELSIIHCDLKPENILLCNPKRSAIKIVDFGSSCQLGQRIYQYIQSRFYRSPEVLLGMPYDLAIDMWSLGCILVEMHTGEPLFSGANEADQMSRIVEVLGLPPPHMLEQAPKARKYFEKLPEGGWVLRRGKDGRKDYKVPGTRRLHEVLGVESGGPGGRRAGEQGHSPSDYLKFKDLVLRMLDYEPRSRITPFYALQHNFFKKTADEGTNTSASTSPSLGTEHSHSTSTTSSVSSSGGSSGSSNDNRAYRYSNRYYGSMGTVHADCEMQSPQAPSQQQMRLWASGDNESIPHILPHKPTPSQAMPCFPPTGHPPYQRPPLPLSPPLPEAMEVSLGPRHLDCNPPGLGSSALHLGASAFRTRTAGSSRPEGLGLNYPLRGRGHRDTDETALLGVCVPQGTAASS; this comes from the exons GTGGCAGCAGCACCTCACAATGCCAGCTGCCGCCCTGCAGCCAGGTTGCCTCTCTGGGCCGCTCTCTTCCTACTGAGACAATCATGTCGAGCCAGCACAGCCATGCTCCCTTCTCCAGCATCCAGCCCATGGCTGAGCATCCGCAG ATCATGCCAGACCTGGCCATCCTGCAGAGAAGGATCCCGCTCACTTTTCGGGACTCTGCCACCGCCCCACTACGCAAACTGTCTGTGGACCTTATCAaaacatacaagcatatcaaTGAG GTCTACTATGCCAAGAAGAAGCGCCGAGCCCTGCAGGTGGCACCTGAGGACCCCAGTATCAAAAAGGAGCGGAAAGTGCACAACGAGGGCTACGATGATGACAACTATGATTACATCGTCCGCAATGGCGAGCGCTGGCTGGAGCGCTATGAGATCGACTCGCTCATTGGCAAGGGATCTTTTGGACAG GTGGTGAAGGCCTATGACCAGCAGTCTCAGGAGTGGGTGGCCATCAAGATAATCAAGAACAAGAAGGCATTTCTGAGCCAGGCGCAGATTGAATTGCGGTTGCTGGAGCTGATGAACCAGCATGACACAGAGATGAAATACTACATTG TGCACTTAAAGCGGCATTTCATGTTCCGGAGCCACCTGTGCCTGGTGTTTGAGTTGCTGTCCTACAACCTCTACGACCTGCTCCGTAATACCAACTTCCGCGGTGTGTCTCTCAACCTCACACGCAAGTTTGCGCAGCAGCTGTGCACGGCGCTGCTCTTCTTGGCAACCCCCGAGCTCAGCATCATCCACTGTGACCTTAAGCCTGAAAACATCCTGCTCTGCAACCCCAAGCGCAGTGCCATCAAGATTGTGGATTTTGGCAGCTCCTGCCAGTTGGGCCAGCGG ATCTACCAGTATATCCAGAGCCGATTCTACCGCTCACCTGAAGTGCTCCTGGGCATGCCTTATGACCTTGCCATTGATATGTGGTCCCTGGGCTGCATTCTGGTGGAGATGCACACAGGGGAGCCTCTCTTCAGTGGCGCCAATGAG GCGGACCAGATGAGCCGGATTGTGGAGGTGCTGGGACTGCCACCCCCTCACATGTTGGAGCAGGCTCCCAAAGCACGGAAGTACTTTGAAAAGCTGCCTGAGGGGGGCTGGGTCCTCCGGCGGGGCAAAGATGGCAGGAAG GACTACAAGGTTCCAGGAACGCGGCGGCTGCACGAAGTGTTAGGGGTCGAGAGCGGGGGCCCAGGCGGACGCCGTGCCGGAGAGCAGGGCCATTCCCCTTCTGACTACCTGAAGTTCAAGGACTTGGTGCTGCGCATGCTGGACTATGAGCCCCGTAGCCGCATCACCCCTTTCTACGCCCTGCAGCACAACTTCTTCAAGAAGACTGCCGACGAGGGCACCAACACGAGCGCCAGCACCTCGCCCAGCCTGGGCACGgagcacagccactccaccagcaccaccagctCAGTGTCCAGCTCTG gtgGTTCCAGTGGTTCTTCCAATGACAACCGTGCTTACCGTTACAGCAACCGTTACTACGGCAGCATGGGCACCGTGCATGCAGACTGCGAGATGCAAAGTCCCCAA GCCCCCTCTCAGCAGCAGATGCGTCTCTGGGCCAGCGGTGACAACGAGAGTATTCCTCACATCTTACCTCACAAGCCCACACCCAGCCAGGCCATGCCATGTTTCCCCCCGACCGGGCACCCCCCCTACCAGCGCCCTCCGCTCCCGCTGTCTCCCCCACTCCCCGAGGCCATGGAGGTGTCCCTGGGCCCTCGCCATCTGGACTGCAACCCCCCCGGGCTGGGCTCCTCAGCCTTGCACTTGGGGGCCTCGGCTTTCCGGACTAGGACTGCTGGCAGCTCTCGCCCCGAGGGACTCGGCCTCAACTACCCTCTCCGCGGGCGTGGGCACCGGGACACTGACGAGACTGCACTGCTGGGGGTCTGTGTGCCGCAGGGCACGGCTGCCAGCTCCTGA
- the DYRK1B gene encoding dual specificity tyrosine-phosphorylation-regulated kinase 1B isoform X2: MVELRQAVPLWSAGGSSTSQCQLPPCSQVASLGRSLPTETIMSSQHSHAPFSSIQPMAEHPQIMPDLAILQRRIPLTFRDSATAPLRKLSVDLIKTYKHINEVYYAKKKRRALQVAPEDPSIKKERKVHNEGYDDDNYDYIVRNGERWLERYEIDSLIGKGSFGQVVKAYDQQSQEWVAIKIIKNKKAFLSQAQIELRLLELMNQHDTEMKYYIVHLKRHFMFRSHLCLVFELLSYNLYDLLRNTNFRGVSLNLTRKFAQQLCTALLFLATPELSIIHCDLKPENILLCNPKRSAIKIVDFGSSCQLGQRIYQYIQSRFYRSPEVLLGMPYDLAIDMWSLGCILVEMHTGEPLFSGANEADQMSRIVEVLGLPPPHMLEQAPKARKYFEKLPEGGWVLRRGKDGRKDYKVPGTRRLHEVLGVESGGPGGRRAGEQGHSPSDYLKFKDLVLRMLDYEPRSRITPFYALQHNFFKKTADEGTNTSASTSPSLGTEHSHSTSTTSSVSSSGGSSGSSNDNRAYRYSNRYYGSMGTVHADCEMQSPQAPSQQQMRLWASGDNESIPHILPHKPTPSQAMPCFPPTGHPPYQRPPLPLSPPLPEAMEVSLGPRHLDCNPPGLGSSALHLGASAFRTRTAGSSRPEGLGLNYPLRGRGHRDTDETALLGVCVPQGTAASS, from the exons GTGGCAGCAGCACCTCACAATGCCAGCTGCCGCCCTGCAGCCAGGTTGCCTCTCTGGGCCGCTCTCTTCCTACTGAGACAATCATGTCGAGCCAGCACAGCCATGCTCCCTTCTCCAGCATCCAGCCCATGGCTGAGCATCCGCAG ATCATGCCAGACCTGGCCATCCTGCAGAGAAGGATCCCGCTCACTTTTCGGGACTCTGCCACCGCCCCACTACGCAAACTGTCTGTGGACCTTATCAaaacatacaagcatatcaaTGAG GTCTACTATGCCAAGAAGAAGCGCCGAGCCCTGCAGGTGGCACCTGAGGACCCCAGTATCAAAAAGGAGCGGAAAGTGCACAACGAGGGCTACGATGATGACAACTATGATTACATCGTCCGCAATGGCGAGCGCTGGCTGGAGCGCTATGAGATCGACTCGCTCATTGGCAAGGGATCTTTTGGACAG GTGGTGAAGGCCTATGACCAGCAGTCTCAGGAGTGGGTGGCCATCAAGATAATCAAGAACAAGAAGGCATTTCTGAGCCAGGCGCAGATTGAATTGCGGTTGCTGGAGCTGATGAACCAGCATGACACAGAGATGAAATACTACATTG TGCACTTAAAGCGGCATTTCATGTTCCGGAGCCACCTGTGCCTGGTGTTTGAGTTGCTGTCCTACAACCTCTACGACCTGCTCCGTAATACCAACTTCCGCGGTGTGTCTCTCAACCTCACACGCAAGTTTGCGCAGCAGCTGTGCACGGCGCTGCTCTTCTTGGCAACCCCCGAGCTCAGCATCATCCACTGTGACCTTAAGCCTGAAAACATCCTGCTCTGCAACCCCAAGCGCAGTGCCATCAAGATTGTGGATTTTGGCAGCTCCTGCCAGTTGGGCCAGCGG ATCTACCAGTATATCCAGAGCCGATTCTACCGCTCACCTGAAGTGCTCCTGGGCATGCCTTATGACCTTGCCATTGATATGTGGTCCCTGGGCTGCATTCTGGTGGAGATGCACACAGGGGAGCCTCTCTTCAGTGGCGCCAATGAG GCGGACCAGATGAGCCGGATTGTGGAGGTGCTGGGACTGCCACCCCCTCACATGTTGGAGCAGGCTCCCAAAGCACGGAAGTACTTTGAAAAGCTGCCTGAGGGGGGCTGGGTCCTCCGGCGGGGCAAAGATGGCAGGAAG GACTACAAGGTTCCAGGAACGCGGCGGCTGCACGAAGTGTTAGGGGTCGAGAGCGGGGGCCCAGGCGGACGCCGTGCCGGAGAGCAGGGCCATTCCCCTTCTGACTACCTGAAGTTCAAGGACTTGGTGCTGCGCATGCTGGACTATGAGCCCCGTAGCCGCATCACCCCTTTCTACGCCCTGCAGCACAACTTCTTCAAGAAGACTGCCGACGAGGGCACCAACACGAGCGCCAGCACCTCGCCCAGCCTGGGCACGgagcacagccactccaccagcaccaccagctCAGTGTCCAGCTCTG gtgGTTCCAGTGGTTCTTCCAATGACAACCGTGCTTACCGTTACAGCAACCGTTACTACGGCAGCATGGGCACCGTGCATGCAGACTGCGAGATGCAAAGTCCCCAA GCCCCCTCTCAGCAGCAGATGCGTCTCTGGGCCAGCGGTGACAACGAGAGTATTCCTCACATCTTACCTCACAAGCCCACACCCAGCCAGGCCATGCCATGTTTCCCCCCGACCGGGCACCCCCCCTACCAGCGCCCTCCGCTCCCGCTGTCTCCCCCACTCCCCGAGGCCATGGAGGTGTCCCTGGGCCCTCGCCATCTGGACTGCAACCCCCCCGGGCTGGGCTCCTCAGCCTTGCACTTGGGGGCCTCGGCTTTCCGGACTAGGACTGCTGGCAGCTCTCGCCCCGAGGGACTCGGCCTCAACTACCCTCTCCGCGGGCGTGGGCACCGGGACACTGACGAGACTGCACTGCTGGGGGTCTGTGTGCCGCAGGGCACGGCTGCCAGCTCCTGA
- the DYRK1B gene encoding dual specificity tyrosine-phosphorylation-regulated kinase 1B isoform X1 encodes MVIPSSTETVPHTMLLTLQTHWAPQEPSCFLPSACYNRKLVTGGSSTSQCQLPPCSQVASLGRSLPTETIMSSQHSHAPFSSIQPMAEHPQIMPDLAILQRRIPLTFRDSATAPLRKLSVDLIKTYKHINEVYYAKKKRRALQVAPEDPSIKKERKVHNEGYDDDNYDYIVRNGERWLERYEIDSLIGKGSFGQVVKAYDQQSQEWVAIKIIKNKKAFLSQAQIELRLLELMNQHDTEMKYYIVHLKRHFMFRSHLCLVFELLSYNLYDLLRNTNFRGVSLNLTRKFAQQLCTALLFLATPELSIIHCDLKPENILLCNPKRSAIKIVDFGSSCQLGQRIYQYIQSRFYRSPEVLLGMPYDLAIDMWSLGCILVEMHTGEPLFSGANEADQMSRIVEVLGLPPPHMLEQAPKARKYFEKLPEGGWVLRRGKDGRKDYKVPGTRRLHEVLGVESGGPGGRRAGEQGHSPSDYLKFKDLVLRMLDYEPRSRITPFYALQHNFFKKTADEGTNTSASTSPSLGTEHSHSTSTTSSVSSSGGSSGSSNDNRAYRYSNRYYGSMGTVHADCEMQSPQAPSQQQMRLWASGDNESIPHILPHKPTPSQAMPCFPPTGHPPYQRPPLPLSPPLPEAMEVSLGPRHLDCNPPGLGSSALHLGASAFRTRTAGSSRPEGLGLNYPLRGRGHRDTDETALLGVCVPQGTAASS; translated from the exons GTGGCAGCAGCACCTCACAATGCCAGCTGCCGCCCTGCAGCCAGGTTGCCTCTCTGGGCCGCTCTCTTCCTACTGAGACAATCATGTCGAGCCAGCACAGCCATGCTCCCTTCTCCAGCATCCAGCCCATGGCTGAGCATCCGCAG ATCATGCCAGACCTGGCCATCCTGCAGAGAAGGATCCCGCTCACTTTTCGGGACTCTGCCACCGCCCCACTACGCAAACTGTCTGTGGACCTTATCAaaacatacaagcatatcaaTGAG GTCTACTATGCCAAGAAGAAGCGCCGAGCCCTGCAGGTGGCACCTGAGGACCCCAGTATCAAAAAGGAGCGGAAAGTGCACAACGAGGGCTACGATGATGACAACTATGATTACATCGTCCGCAATGGCGAGCGCTGGCTGGAGCGCTATGAGATCGACTCGCTCATTGGCAAGGGATCTTTTGGACAG GTGGTGAAGGCCTATGACCAGCAGTCTCAGGAGTGGGTGGCCATCAAGATAATCAAGAACAAGAAGGCATTTCTGAGCCAGGCGCAGATTGAATTGCGGTTGCTGGAGCTGATGAACCAGCATGACACAGAGATGAAATACTACATTG TGCACTTAAAGCGGCATTTCATGTTCCGGAGCCACCTGTGCCTGGTGTTTGAGTTGCTGTCCTACAACCTCTACGACCTGCTCCGTAATACCAACTTCCGCGGTGTGTCTCTCAACCTCACACGCAAGTTTGCGCAGCAGCTGTGCACGGCGCTGCTCTTCTTGGCAACCCCCGAGCTCAGCATCATCCACTGTGACCTTAAGCCTGAAAACATCCTGCTCTGCAACCCCAAGCGCAGTGCCATCAAGATTGTGGATTTTGGCAGCTCCTGCCAGTTGGGCCAGCGG ATCTACCAGTATATCCAGAGCCGATTCTACCGCTCACCTGAAGTGCTCCTGGGCATGCCTTATGACCTTGCCATTGATATGTGGTCCCTGGGCTGCATTCTGGTGGAGATGCACACAGGGGAGCCTCTCTTCAGTGGCGCCAATGAG GCGGACCAGATGAGCCGGATTGTGGAGGTGCTGGGACTGCCACCCCCTCACATGTTGGAGCAGGCTCCCAAAGCACGGAAGTACTTTGAAAAGCTGCCTGAGGGGGGCTGGGTCCTCCGGCGGGGCAAAGATGGCAGGAAG GACTACAAGGTTCCAGGAACGCGGCGGCTGCACGAAGTGTTAGGGGTCGAGAGCGGGGGCCCAGGCGGACGCCGTGCCGGAGAGCAGGGCCATTCCCCTTCTGACTACCTGAAGTTCAAGGACTTGGTGCTGCGCATGCTGGACTATGAGCCCCGTAGCCGCATCACCCCTTTCTACGCCCTGCAGCACAACTTCTTCAAGAAGACTGCCGACGAGGGCACCAACACGAGCGCCAGCACCTCGCCCAGCCTGGGCACGgagcacagccactccaccagcaccaccagctCAGTGTCCAGCTCTG gtgGTTCCAGTGGTTCTTCCAATGACAACCGTGCTTACCGTTACAGCAACCGTTACTACGGCAGCATGGGCACCGTGCATGCAGACTGCGAGATGCAAAGTCCCCAA GCCCCCTCTCAGCAGCAGATGCGTCTCTGGGCCAGCGGTGACAACGAGAGTATTCCTCACATCTTACCTCACAAGCCCACACCCAGCCAGGCCATGCCATGTTTCCCCCCGACCGGGCACCCCCCCTACCAGCGCCCTCCGCTCCCGCTGTCTCCCCCACTCCCCGAGGCCATGGAGGTGTCCCTGGGCCCTCGCCATCTGGACTGCAACCCCCCCGGGCTGGGCTCCTCAGCCTTGCACTTGGGGGCCTCGGCTTTCCGGACTAGGACTGCTGGCAGCTCTCGCCCCGAGGGACTCGGCCTCAACTACCCTCTCCGCGGGCGTGGGCACCGGGACACTGACGAGACTGCACTGCTGGGGGTCTGTGTGCCGCAGGGCACGGCTGCCAGCTCCTGA
- the DYRK1B gene encoding dual specificity tyrosine-phosphorylation-regulated kinase 1B isoform X4, whose translation MSSQHSHAPFSSIQPMAEHPQIMPDLAILQRRIPLTFRDSATAPLRKLSVDLIKTYKHINEVYYAKKKRRALQVAPEDPSIKKERKVHNEGYDDDNYDYIVRNGERWLERYEIDSLIGKGSFGQVVKAYDQQSQEWVAIKIIKNKKAFLSQAQIELRLLELMNQHDTEMKYYIVHLKRHFMFRSHLCLVFELLSYNLYDLLRNTNFRGVSLNLTRKFAQQLCTALLFLATPELSIIHCDLKPENILLCNPKRSAIKIVDFGSSCQLGQRIYQYIQSRFYRSPEVLLGMPYDLAIDMWSLGCILVEMHTGEPLFSGANEADQMSRIVEVLGLPPPHMLEQAPKARKYFEKLPEGGWVLRRGKDGRKDYKVPGTRRLHEVLGVESGGPGGRRAGEQGHSPSDYLKFKDLVLRMLDYEPRSRITPFYALQHNFFKKTADEGTNTSASTSPSLGTEHSHSTSTTSSVSSSGGSSGSSNDNRAYRYSNRYYGSMGTVHADCEMQSPQAPSQQQMRLWASGDNESIPHILPHKPTPSQAMPCFPPTGHPPYQRPPLPLSPPLPEAMEVSLGPRHLDCNPPGLGSSALHLGASAFRTRTAGSSRPEGLGLNYPLRGRGHRDTDETALLGVCVPQGTAASS comes from the exons ATGTCGAGCCAGCACAGCCATGCTCCCTTCTCCAGCATCCAGCCCATGGCTGAGCATCCGCAG ATCATGCCAGACCTGGCCATCCTGCAGAGAAGGATCCCGCTCACTTTTCGGGACTCTGCCACCGCCCCACTACGCAAACTGTCTGTGGACCTTATCAaaacatacaagcatatcaaTGAG GTCTACTATGCCAAGAAGAAGCGCCGAGCCCTGCAGGTGGCACCTGAGGACCCCAGTATCAAAAAGGAGCGGAAAGTGCACAACGAGGGCTACGATGATGACAACTATGATTACATCGTCCGCAATGGCGAGCGCTGGCTGGAGCGCTATGAGATCGACTCGCTCATTGGCAAGGGATCTTTTGGACAG GTGGTGAAGGCCTATGACCAGCAGTCTCAGGAGTGGGTGGCCATCAAGATAATCAAGAACAAGAAGGCATTTCTGAGCCAGGCGCAGATTGAATTGCGGTTGCTGGAGCTGATGAACCAGCATGACACAGAGATGAAATACTACATTG TGCACTTAAAGCGGCATTTCATGTTCCGGAGCCACCTGTGCCTGGTGTTTGAGTTGCTGTCCTACAACCTCTACGACCTGCTCCGTAATACCAACTTCCGCGGTGTGTCTCTCAACCTCACACGCAAGTTTGCGCAGCAGCTGTGCACGGCGCTGCTCTTCTTGGCAACCCCCGAGCTCAGCATCATCCACTGTGACCTTAAGCCTGAAAACATCCTGCTCTGCAACCCCAAGCGCAGTGCCATCAAGATTGTGGATTTTGGCAGCTCCTGCCAGTTGGGCCAGCGG ATCTACCAGTATATCCAGAGCCGATTCTACCGCTCACCTGAAGTGCTCCTGGGCATGCCTTATGACCTTGCCATTGATATGTGGTCCCTGGGCTGCATTCTGGTGGAGATGCACACAGGGGAGCCTCTCTTCAGTGGCGCCAATGAG GCGGACCAGATGAGCCGGATTGTGGAGGTGCTGGGACTGCCACCCCCTCACATGTTGGAGCAGGCTCCCAAAGCACGGAAGTACTTTGAAAAGCTGCCTGAGGGGGGCTGGGTCCTCCGGCGGGGCAAAGATGGCAGGAAG GACTACAAGGTTCCAGGAACGCGGCGGCTGCACGAAGTGTTAGGGGTCGAGAGCGGGGGCCCAGGCGGACGCCGTGCCGGAGAGCAGGGCCATTCCCCTTCTGACTACCTGAAGTTCAAGGACTTGGTGCTGCGCATGCTGGACTATGAGCCCCGTAGCCGCATCACCCCTTTCTACGCCCTGCAGCACAACTTCTTCAAGAAGACTGCCGACGAGGGCACCAACACGAGCGCCAGCACCTCGCCCAGCCTGGGCACGgagcacagccactccaccagcaccaccagctCAGTGTCCAGCTCTG gtgGTTCCAGTGGTTCTTCCAATGACAACCGTGCTTACCGTTACAGCAACCGTTACTACGGCAGCATGGGCACCGTGCATGCAGACTGCGAGATGCAAAGTCCCCAA GCCCCCTCTCAGCAGCAGATGCGTCTCTGGGCCAGCGGTGACAACGAGAGTATTCCTCACATCTTACCTCACAAGCCCACACCCAGCCAGGCCATGCCATGTTTCCCCCCGACCGGGCACCCCCCCTACCAGCGCCCTCCGCTCCCGCTGTCTCCCCCACTCCCCGAGGCCATGGAGGTGTCCCTGGGCCCTCGCCATCTGGACTGCAACCCCCCCGGGCTGGGCTCCTCAGCCTTGCACTTGGGGGCCTCGGCTTTCCGGACTAGGACTGCTGGCAGCTCTCGCCCCGAGGGACTCGGCCTCAACTACCCTCTCCGCGGGCGTGGGCACCGGGACACTGACGAGACTGCACTGCTGGGGGTCTGTGTGCCGCAGGGCACGGCTGCCAGCTCCTGA
- the LOC128332647 gene encoding beta-1,4-galactosyltransferase 3-like has protein sequence MLQSRARYLLLFLGVQLVVMALLYREGYRKRVAYFLGIFYKGGTSTLLGSLHNASLTGDVYANLSLIARPPVPPEDLPYCPETSPFLGGPIRVTFPAGLSLEDIVRKNPYVTKGGRYRPPDCDAIHKTAVIIPHRNREQHLKYLLYYLHPFLQRQQLNYGIYIIHQAENYTFNRAKLLNVGFKEAMKDEDWDCMFFHDVDLIPEDDRNLYVCDRFPKHVAAAMDKFGYKLPYKTYFGGVSALSPEQYMRMNGFPNNYWGWGGEDDDIAVRVALSGMLISRPSIQFGRYRMIKHGHDKGNEQNPKRFNLLAKTRRTWKQDGMNTLEYQLLSKQLHPLYTNITVFIGTEKGMRHAT, from the exons ATGCTGCAGTCACGTGCCCGctacctgctgctcttcctggggGTGCAGCTGGTGGTGATGGCCCTGCTGTACCGCGAGGGCTACCGCAAGCGTGTTGCCTACTTCCTAGGCATCTTCTACAAAGGGGGCACATCGACTCTGCTGGGCAGTCTGCACAATGCCTCGCTGACGGGGGATGTCTATGCCAACCTGAGCCTGATTGCCCGCCCCCCTGTGCCCCCAGAGGACCTTCCTTACTGCCCTGAGACTTCTCCTTTCCTTG GAGGCCCCATTCGGGTGACCTTCCCAGCCGGACTGTCACTGGAAGATATTGTGCGGAAGAATCCTTATGTGACCAAAGGGGGGCGCTACCGCCCCCCAGACTGTGATGCCATCCACAAGACGGCAGTCATCATTCCCCACCGCAATCGGGAGCAGCACCTCAAGTACTTGCTCTACTACTTACACCCTTTcctgcagcggcagcagctcaACTATGGCATCTACATTATTCATCAG GCCGAGAACTACACTTTTAACCGGGCCAAGCTCTTGAACGTGGGCTTCAAAGAAGCGATGAAGGACGAGGACTGGGACTGCATGTTCTTCCACGATGTGGATCTCATTCCTGAGGATGACCGCAACTTGTATGTCTGTGACCGCTTTCCTAAGCACGTGGCAGCCGCCATGGACAAGTTTGGCTACAA ACTTCCCTACAAGACCTATTTTGGAGGGGTTTCGGCACTCAGTCCAGAGCAGTACATGAGGATGAATGGCTTTCCCAACaactactggggctggggaggtgAAGATGACGACATTGCAGTCCG GGTGGCCCTGAGCGGGATGCTCATCTCCCGTCCATCGATTCAGTTTGGCCGCTACCGTATGATCAAGCACGGACACGACAAGGGCAACGAGCAGAATCCCAAAAG ATTTAACTTGCTGGCCAAGACGCGGAGGACGTGGAAGCAGGACGGCATGAACACTCTGGAGTATCAGCTGCTCTCCAAGCAACTCCACCCCCTCTACACCAACATCACCGTCTTCATTGGCACCGAGAAGGGCATGCGCCATGCCACGTGA